A window of Mangifera indica cultivar Alphonso chromosome 11, CATAS_Mindica_2.1, whole genome shotgun sequence contains these coding sequences:
- the LOC123228703 gene encoding probable protein phosphatase 2C 2, whose translation MPSLSLSSPLSSSPPHPLSRVGHLFLQQGAAGSSIALDSESLLENHNILSKEATQALHDKENSQENKSSRESSCLLDGKAVQENISIMRERSVSASANSGKGAIRLRKRPARLVVPENCGNLGLKSEMERNYFEIEGRDFILASKRGRREVMEDGYGVMVDILGDPKQAFFAVIDGHGGRAAADYAAENLGRNIVKELGNGGEKDVQLEDAIREGYRITDREFLSKGVNSGACTTSVVLKNGELHVANVGDCRVVLSRKGIANSLTVDHRLNREDERLRIENAGGFVHDCNGVWRVQGSLAISRAIGDLHLKEWIISEPEIRSLPLTSDCEFLIMASDGLWDKVNEQEAVDVVLRDKSSLESCKKLIELSCSRGNMDDITVMVINLQKFVTNRP comes from the exons ATGCCATCTCTCAGTCTTAGttctcctctttcttcttctcctcctcaTCCTCTTTCAAGGGTCGGCCATCTTTTTCTCCAACAAGGAGCAGCTGGCTCTTCGATTGCCTTGGATTCAGAAAGCCTGCTAGAGAATCATAATATACTTTCAAAAGAAGCTACACAAGCTTTGCATGATAAGGAAAATTCTCAGGAAAACAAAAGCTCTCGAGAAAGTTCCTGTCTTTTAGATGGGAAAGCTGTGCAAGAAAATATTAGTATAATGAGAGAGAGGTCAGTTTCTGCTTCTGCAAACAGTGGAAAGGGAGCAATAAGGTTGAGGAAGAGGCCGGCGAGGCTTGTTGTGCCTGAGAATTGTGGAAACTTGGGCTTGAAGAGTGAAATGGAGAGAAATTATTTTGAGATTGAAGGAAGAGATTTCATTTTGGCTAGTAAGAGAGGCAGAAGAGAGGTCATGGAAGATGGATATGGAGTCATGGTTGATATTCTTGGAGATCCTAAGCAG GCATTTTTCGCTGTAATTGATGGGCATGGCGGCCGAGCTGCGGCAGATTATGCGGCTGAAAATTTAGGTAGGAACATTGTTAAAGAGCTGGGAAATGGTGGCGAAAAAGATGTACAGTTGGAAGATGCAATTCGGGAAGGTTACCGTATCACAGACAGAGAGTTTCTTAGCAAg GGAGTTAATAGCGGAGCTTGCACAACTAGTGTTGTATTGAAGAATGGTGAATTACATGTAGCAAATGTTGGTGATTGTAGGGTAGTTTTGAGTAGGAAAGGAATAGCTAATTCTTTGACAGTGGATCATCGTCTAAACCGGGAAGATGAACGACTTCGAATTGAGAATGCA GGTGGTTTTGTGCATGACTGTAATGGAGTTTGGAGAGTTCAAGGTTCACTGGCTATTTCTAGAGCTATTGGAGATTTGCATTTGAAAGAATGGATAATTTCTGAACCAGAAATTAGAAGTCTTCCATTGACTTCAGATTGTGAGTTCTTGATCATGGCCTCTGATGGCTTGTGGGATAAG GTAAACGAACAGGAGGCAGTAGATGTGGTTTTAAGAGACAAAAGCTCATTAGAGTCTTGCAAAAAGCTTATCGAGTTATCATGTAGCAGAGGCAACATGGATGATATTACAGTTATGGTAATCAATCTTCAAAAATTTGTGACAAATCGTCCTTAA